The following nucleotide sequence is from Nitratidesulfovibrio termitidis HI1.
GGTCCGGCTTTGAACCGCGCGGCAGGCGGGGCGGGTGGACCTTTCTTCCTGCCGGGGCGCGACGTACCGTGTCGCGCGGCCAGGGTGCCTTGACGCCTCTTTTTCGCTAGGGTACTTGGTACGGCTTTTCCGCAACACGGACTGTACGCCACGGAGGATGGAATGTTGTCGAAAATGGTGGCAGGCCTTACCGGGCGCTGGAATGCGCCGGGCGGGTACCGCGAGGTGCTCGGCATCAGCCTGCCGCTGGTGGCCAGCATGGCCTCCACCACGGTCATGGAGTTCACCGACCGGCTGTTCCTGAGTCATTATTCGGTCGAGGCCATCGCGGCGGCCACACCGGCTGCGGTGGTGCATCTGCTGTTTCTGCTCACCTGCATGGGCATCACCGGCTATTCCGGGGTGTTCATTGCCCAGTACATCGGTTCCGGCGCGCCGCGGCGGGTGGGGGCGGCACTGTGGCAGGGCGTGTACATGGCGCTGTTCTTCGGCGCGGGCATGGGCCTGCTGTGGTACGCCGCGCCTGCCATCTTTGCCTTTGCCGGACATTCTCCGGGGGTGCAGACGGGCGAGGTGGCCTATTTCCGCATGCTCACGGCAGGGTCGGTGCTGCCGCTGGTCAACAGTTGTCTGGCCGGGTTCTTTACCGGGCAGGGCCGCACCCGCCCGGTGATGGTCGCCAACATGGTCGCCACGGCGGTGAACATTCCGTTGGACTACGCCCTGATATATGGTGCTTGGGGCCTGCCGGAAATGGGCATTGCCGGGGCGGGCCTGGCCACGGCCACCGGGTGGGGCGTGGGCACGCTGCTGTTCGTGTGGATGGTGTTCACCGCCCGTAATGAACGGTGCTACCGGGTGTGGAGCGGGCGCGGGTTCGAGCCGGAACTGTTCCGGCGCATGGCCCGCTACGGCCTGCCCAGCGGCATCAACGGGTTCGCCGAACTGTTCTCGGTGACGTGGTTCGTGTTCCTGGTGGGTGAACTGGGCGAAACGGCGCTGGCCGCCACCAACATCACCTTTTCCATCAACATGGTGGCCTTTCTGCCCATGATAGGCATGAACATTGCCGTGGGCAGCATGGTGGGGCAGGCCATGGGGCGCGGCAGTCCCGTCGATGCCGAGCGGGTAACGTCCAGCACCCTGCACGTGGCCACGGCCTGGATGTTCGCGCTTTCCCTGCTGTTTTTCTGCGCGCCGGGCCCGCTGTACGGACTGTTTCTGGGCGGCGCGCACGACGCGGCCATGGCCGCGCAACAGGCCGAAATCCGCGATCTCGGCGTGGTGTTGCTGCGCTTCGTGGCCGTGTACTGCCTGCTGGACGGGGTGACCATTGTCTACACCGGCGCGCTGAAGGGTGCGGGCGACACCTGGTTCGTCATGTGGAACATGCTGCTGGGCTGCCTGATCGGCCTGGTGCTGCCCACGCTGGCCCTGCGGGCCTCGGGCCTGATGACCCTGAACACGCTGTGGGCGACCTTCACCGCGTTCATTCTGTTGCTGGCCGTGATATCATGGCTGCGTTTTCGGCGCGGCGCATGGAAACGGCTGCAGTTGGTGGAGACGGCGCATCCGCTGCCCGATGCGCCCGATGCGCCCGATGGGTCCGCTGGCCCCGAAGACGAAGGAAAGGCCTGATTCGATCTGATCCGGTCTGATTCGGTATGATTCGATCTGATGCGATCCGGGGCGGCATGGGGCAACAGGCCTCGCGCCTTTATCCTTTCCCGGCGGGCATGTGGTAGCCGGAAAATACGAAGCAAAACGGCCGCGCGGCAATTACCGCGCGGCCGTTGTCGTTCACGAAGGGCGAATTTCGGGCTCTGGTCTCAGCTTTCGGCCAGCCTTGCCTCCACGGAGGCCACCTTGCCCGCCATGCGGCCCACGGGGCCTTTGCGCAGGTCCACCTTCAGGGTCATGTACACCCGGTCGCAGTCCGCTTCCAGCGCGGCCAGGCAACGGTCGGCCACCTGCATGACCTCGGCCCGCCCGCCTTCGATGGTGGTGCCCATGGGACCCAACTGGTACGGCAGGCCGCTCTCCTGAATGACCGACAGCACGCGGGCCACCCACTGGCTGACGCTGGCGCCCTTGTCCATGGGAAAGACGGCGATTTCGGCAAGAACGCTCATGGTGTCTCCGCGCGGTTGTTGATTGGCCGGACGTTACGCGGCCTGCTGGCTCGCGCTGGTCATCACTTCGTCGATGCGTCGGATCTTGTCCAGCACCCGTCGTGCGATCTGCCGGAATTCCGTCATCTGGGGCAGGCCGAACCTGTCGCGCCCGTGCACCAGCCCGGAAACATCCATGATCTCGTTGTACAGGTACGGCGTGCAGATGGGATCCTGCCGCAGGAAGAAGTGCACCCGGCCCAGCATTTCGACGATTTCCGCGCCGTGGCGTTCCGGCTTGCGGAACAGCGTTTCCAGCCGTTTCTGCGCATTGCGCAGCGAGGTGCGCCACTGCGGCAGGCGCGGGGCGAACAGGGGCTGCTCGCACGGGGTCATGGCCGCGTCCAGGCGCTGGCGGAACCCGGCCAGAATGTCGGCGTGCCCCATCACGTTGCCGCCTGCACTGTCGCCGTCCACCGGGAGCGGCAGTTCACGGTCGATATCCTCGGGCGTGATGTCCCGCGCGCCCCGGATCAGCGCCCCGCCGCCGTACAGGTTCACCACGTCCAGTTGCAGGGTGCGGATGTCCTGTTCCATGTCGCGCAGGGCCGTGGCGTAGGGCAGGGTGGAGCGCACCGGTCCGTCGCGGCCCGGCAGGTCCAGCGTGCCCACGGTGATGGCGGCGGCATGGTGCCCGGCGGCGTGCGACGTTTCACCCCGCCAGCCGAAGTCCTGCCCGGCCAGCACCATGCGTCCCGCGCCCATCCAGTGCAGCAGGCGCAGCAGGGCCACGCTGACGTTGCCCGCCGCATCCAGCACCAGATCGTCCTTGCCCGCGATGAAGGTGGCCATGCCGCCCACGGTCCACAGCGGCAGGGTGGGGCCGGGGTAACGGCGCACCACTTCGGGCTGGACCTTGGTGGAATAGATCAGCGGCACGTGGCGGGCCCATTCCGGGTCCAGCCGGTCGTAGACGCGGAAGATGCCGTCGCTGTAGTCGATGCACAGGGCGAGGTCGGGGTGGATGCCCACGGCCTGCATGGCGGGCAGGGTTTGCAGTGCCGCCGTGACCAGCGCCCGGTCGGCCAGCCGGGCCACGGCAGGGGCCGATGCGGCCAGCGAAGGCCCGGCGCCCGCGACGACGGCGGGCAGTCCGTCCAGCGCGCCGCGCAGCGACTTCATGTCGCCGTCGGCCAGGGCGCGGCGGAAGTTGGAAAGCTCGTTGCCCACCATCACGTCCTGGGCGCGGCGCAGGGTGGAAAGTTCCACCGACAGGGCGTCCAGCTGCTCGCGGCAGATGCGGACCCAGTGGGCATAGGCGGGGCCGATCTGCTGGCTGGCCAGGTCGGCCTGCAGCAGGATGCGCCCGAACAGGAATTGCTTGTCGCAGCCCCGGATGGCGGCCACCAGCGCGTCGAAGCTGGGCTCCACGAAGGTCAGCCGACCCGACTCGATGAACGGACGGTAATCCGTCAGCCCCAGGCACAGGCTGAGCATGGCCGGGTCCGGCTCCACCACCAGCAGCCGGTGGCGGGGCGGCGTCTTTTCCAGCATGTGGTTGATGCCGTAGCCCAGGTTGGCCCCCACTATGATGGTGGCCGAACGCTCCGCCTGCTCCGTCGGGGGCCATGACCGGTAGGCGAAGTGGGGCGGAAAGGCGTCAAACAACCGACGACCGTCCTCCAGTTCAACGTCCAGCATGTTCCAGCGGTTCAGGCGCAGGCGAGGGGCCAGCGCTTCGGGCGCGGGAGCGTGTGCGGCCAGCCACGCGGCCACCTGGGGCTGTGCGGCGGTCAGGGCCTTGGTGTTGTCGGCGAGGAATTGGGTGTGGTTCATGGGCCTGCCCATGCATGATGCATGCCGTGCGAGAGGTTGTGGCGGCCAATATGCACGGGGATGCCGCACGTGGGGTGCCATACGGTAGGACGGCAGGCCGGGCCGGGAAACAGTCCGCCCCCTTGGCGCGGTGCGCGAAGGGGGCGGTGATAGGGTGCAAGGGGCGTGGCGTGGAATGGTTGGAACGGCCTATGGTGCGGTGGTTCCCGATTCCGTTGCCGTCGGAACTGTGGGGGGCACCGGTTCGGCGGGTGTTGCCGGGTCCGTGGGCAGCGGCGGCACCGTGATGGGACCATCCAGCGTTTCCGGGGCCTTTCGCAGGGGGGCCTTGTAAGTGGGCGTGCTGTCCGCCGGGCTGTCCACCCCGTCGGGAAGGACAGTGGCAGCCGGGGGAACGGGAACAATGGGGCCGTCCAACGTTTCCGGTGCGGTGCGCCGTACGGGTTTATACGGCACCAGGCTCCCTTTCGCGGTGTCAGTGGGAACTGTGGTGTCCGTGGGTGCCGGAGGGGCCGGGGTGGCGGATTCCGCAGGTGTGACCGGCATGGTGGATTCCGTTGCCGGGGACGCCACTTCCGGCGTCGCGGAGGACATCGGTGACTCCACAGGCTCCGGCAGGGCCGGGATTTCCGGAGCGGCGACCGGCGCACGAACTTCACCGCCCGCGTCATGCGGTGCAGTGGGGGGCTCGGCAGGGGGCATGGCAGGGGGCACGGCAGGTGCAGACTGCACAGGCACGGGAACCGATTCCGGCGTGGGAACGGGGGCTGGCGCCGGGGCCACTGGTTCCTGCGGGGCCGGTTCAAGCTGAACCGGTTCGGTGCTCGGGGGGTGGGGAACCTGTTCCGTTGGGATCAGGTCTGCCGGAGGTGTAACGGGTTGCATTCCAGGAGACACCGTCGCGGGTGCAGTCGATTCCGGGGCCGGGACGGCAGGCATGACGGGAGGTTCGGCAGGCATTGGCGTTGCGCCATCGCCAGTGCCCAGGCTTTCTGCAGGCAGACCTTCCGTGGCGGCGTCCTGGGGCCCGGCGGGCGCGGGGCTGGTTTCGGTCCCGGCAGGTGGCGCGATGCGGATGGTCAGATCCGGCACGGGCGTCGGGGCGGGGGCCGTCACCGCAGGCTTGGCCGGTGCGGGCGGCGTGACCACGGGCATGGGCGTGGTATCACGTGCGGGCACGAATGGCCCCTTGGGCTGTTCCGCCGCCGTTGCCGCGCCGATGGATTTGGCATCGCGGCCCACCAGGATGGCGCGGGTTTCCCACGGGTTCAGGTGCAGTACCATGCGGCCCCCCTCCAGCGGCAGGGGGGTGCCTTCCTCCAGGTCCACGGCGGGGTTGCCCGCGCCGAACAGTTCCAGAAGTCTGGGCGTGGCGGCCATGTCCAGGCGTTCGGTCACGGCCTCGCGTCCGAAGTTGGTGACGGCCACCACCATGCCGCGCCCGCCGGGCAGTTCCACGGCCAGGGCGATGCTGCCACGCCCTTGCGTGCGCAGGCGTGCTGCCACGCGCCCGGCGGCGATGCCGGTGCGTTCGCGCATGGCGGTGATGGCGTGCACCCCGTTGAGGAAGGAGTGCGGGTCGAGCAACTGTTCGTCGGGCGTAGGGTAGGCCACCGGGGCGCGGGGCATGCCCTGCCTGGTCAGCACGGTGGTACGGGCGGTGCGGTACAGGGCGTACGCGCCGCGCGGGGCCAGCGCCGGGTCCCAGCGGTCCTCGGAATCGGCCATGACGTGCCAGTCCAGCGGCAGGGCGCCCGCCAGGTCCTGCCCGTGCAGCACCAACAGGCCCGGCTGCATGGCCTTGAAGAAGACCAGGGCCAGATGCCCCCGGCGGATCGTTTCGCGTGCGTCGGCCCTGGCCGCGTCGGCATGGCTGAAACCCGCGCCCAGTGCGGCAAGGCCCGCACCGGTGACGGGCAGCATGTCGCCCGCCCCGCCCAAAGGCATGGTGGACGCCCACAGGGATGCGCGCGTGCGCATGGTCGTGCGCATGTCGTCCGCCAGGGCGGCATCACCCGCCACCGAGCCGGGCGGCAGCATGCCGGGGGCCAGTTGCGGCAGGGCGTAGTCCACGCCGTCCGGGCCGGGAGTGGCGTGCACCAGACGGCGCATGTCGATGCCAAGGCGCAGGGCGTCGTCCAGCAGGGCACGCAGGGGGCGCGCATCGCCGGTAAGCAGGGCATGCTCTGCGGCGGGACTGGTGACGGTGTCTTCGGCCACGTCGGCGGATTCGTGCAGGGTGCGGGCCAGCAGCGGCAGGGGCAGCCGGTCGCGCTGCCATGCCCACCCGCCGTAGCGGCGGGTTTCGCGGCCCAGGGACAGGGCGGCGGTGGGCGCGGGTTCCAGCCCAGGGGCATGGCCGGGGTCGCCCTGATTGCCCTGATTGCCGAAGACGGCGCGGGGCAGCGGGTCCAGCCCGGTCAGGGGTTCCACCCGGAAGCCTGCCAGGGCCATGCCGCGCAAGCCGATCTGCTGGATGATGCTGGAAGACAGGATGCGCCGCGCGGCGGCGGAAGGGTCGTCCCAGTGCAGCACGGGCATGTCGTAACGCTCTGCATGGCGGTAGGCCCAGCGGCGCAGGGTGCCGTCGGCCCCGCGCACTTCGCCGGTGATGGCCCAGCCGCCGGGGCGCGCCCAAGCCAGCAGGTCGCGCGAGAGGGATGCGGGCAGCAGTCCCTTTTCCGCCAGCAGGTCGTGCTGGGCGCGGGTGAGCGGGCGGGCCTGCCATTCCGTTGCGCTGGCGGGTAGGTACGGCCACAGGTCGCGCGGAATTTCCACCATGCAGTAAGCGCCGGGGTATTCACGCACGTTGCGCGCGGCCAGAAAGAAGTCCGGCCCCATGCCGGTGGCGGCGGGGATGATGTCGGTGCCCAGCAGCATGCGGCTGTTGTCGGTCAGACGGCGCAGGCGCAGGAATTCGTCGTCGTTGCCCGCCGCCTCGGAAAAGCCGTGCTGGATGGTGTCGTCACCGGTCAGGGTGGCGCTGCGGTCGTATGCCCAGATGGCCCCGGCGCCGCCGGATGGGGCAACGTACAGGCCGCGCGCGCCCGTGCGGCGCAGCAGTTCCTGCGCTCTCGGCTGGGCCAGGATGGCGAAGGCCGAGGGCGTGCCGTCGGCGATGAGCGCCATGGGATGCACCAGCAGCCAGGTATCTGCGGCACGCAGCAGGTTTTCCGGGTCGGGCGGCAGTGAGGGAGAACGCCAGCCCAACTGGCTGCCGGACACCACGCGCGCAAGTTCCGAACCGGAACCCAGCAGCGACTGCTTTTCCAGCCACTGCATGTAGCCGGGGTCCGCCCGGGTGACCGAGGGGCCCTGCGGCAGCAGCAGTGACTTCTGTTTGGCCGGGGGGGAGCCGCACCCGGTCAGGAGCAGGCTGAGGGTCAGGCACAGGACGAGGTTCAGGGCTCGGGACATGGCCGGGCGGGGGGGCAATATGGCTGCATGCCGGTGCGCGGCGGCGGCGCGCGGCAGGCCGGATGGCAGGTGGAATGCGGGCAGACTGCGGAGCATGAGGGCAATGGTGCGGAGCACGGCGCGGTTCGGCATGCGAGTCTCCTTTATCATGCCGACATTACAGGGGACAGGGGGGACTGTCAAAGGCGGTATTGCGGCCATGCCACGCCATTTTTGCTTTACACGCGGCGTGAAGCGGGGCAAACCGGCACCTGTGGCCATTCGGGCCACGGAGTACAGGGAGGACCTTCATGCCGTTTTTCGAAGTGGACGCGCAGAAATGCAAGCGCGACAACATCTGTATTGACGAATGCCCCATCCGCATCCTGATCGCCGACAAGGAAACGGGCGTGGCCAAGATGCGCCAGGGGGCCGAGGATGCCTGCATCCGCTGCGGCCATTGCGTGGCCGTCTGTCCGAGCGGGGCGGTGCGCCTTGAGGGCATGCCCTTTGACGAATTTGCCCCGGTACGCCGCGAACTGGCCATAGAGGCCGACGCGGGGGAACAGTTCCTGCGCGGGCGCCGCTCCATCCGCACCTTCAAGGAACAGCCGGTGGAGCACGACGTGCTGGTCCGGATCATGGACACCGTGCGCTGGGCTCCCACCGCCAGCCACCGCCAGCCGGTGCGCTGGGTGATGGTGGAAGACCCGGCCCGCACCCGTGAAATCGCCAGCCTGATCATCGACTGGATGATGTACCTGCGCGAGCACGATCCGGAAACCGCCAAGCGCCACAACGTGGCCGGGCTGATCGCCGGGTCGCGCAAGGGCGTGGACCTGGTGCTGCGCGGCGCGCCGCACATCGCCGTGGCCTGCTGCGACGGCGCGGCCACCTGGCCCGCCGTTGATTCGGCCATCGCCCTCACCTATCTGGAACTGGCCGCCCATGCCCACGGCGTGGCTGCCTGCTGGGGCGGTTATTTCACCTACGCGGCCAATGCCTACGCGCCCCTGCGCGAACTGCTGGGCCTTGGCGAGGACGACCGGGTACAGGGCGCGCAGATGCTGGGGTATGCGAAGTACCGATACAAGCGTATTCCGTGGCGGAAGCCGCTCCCCGTCACCTGGAAGTAGCCCCCGCGGTCTGGCCGCGCGGATCGTGGGCGATGGCGGCGTCAAACGCCATTTCCGCTCCGGGTCATGTACGGTAAGAGTACACTCCCCATCGCGGAAATGGCGTTTTCCTTGCCCTCGCCGCACGCTGCGCACGGCCAGGAAGCCTTGAAGTGATGAGCTGTTAGAAAGAATGAAGAAATGAAACCGCCCCGACCGGAATCCTGGTCGGGGCGGTTGTTTTTTGGGAGGAGGAAGGGAGAGCATACTCTTTTCATTTGCCTTCAGGCATGGTCGGCAGGCGGAGCGATGTTGTCCGAGGACAAGGAAAACGGCGATGCAGCGAGGGGAGTGTACTCTTTGGTACATGACCCGAGCGGCATCGCCGTTTGACGCAGGCATCGGGCAAGAGCGCCCGCATGACGGCCATGCCTAACGCATGCGTGCCATGACCTGGCGCAGCGCCTCCGCCTGCTCCGCCAATGCCGCCACGGCCCGGGCGGCCTCGCGCATGGCGTCCACGGTTTCGCCGGAGATGCGGTCCACCTCGCCGGTGGCGCGGCTGATTTCCTCGCTGGCGGCCGATTGCTGGGACGCGGCAGTGGCGATGGCCCGCA
It contains:
- a CDS encoding MATE family efflux transporter, with the translated sequence MLSKMVAGLTGRWNAPGGYREVLGISLPLVASMASTTVMEFTDRLFLSHYSVEAIAAATPAAVVHLLFLLTCMGITGYSGVFIAQYIGSGAPRRVGAALWQGVYMALFFGAGMGLLWYAAPAIFAFAGHSPGVQTGEVAYFRMLTAGSVLPLVNSCLAGFFTGQGRTRPVMVANMVATAVNIPLDYALIYGAWGLPEMGIAGAGLATATGWGVGTLLFVWMVFTARNERCYRVWSGRGFEPELFRRMARYGLPSGINGFAELFSVTWFVFLVGELGETALAATNITFSINMVAFLPMIGMNIAVGSMVGQAMGRGSPVDAERVTSSTLHVATAWMFALSLLFFCAPGPLYGLFLGGAHDAAMAAQQAEIRDLGVVLLRFVAVYCLLDGVTIVYTGALKGAGDTWFVMWNMLLGCLIGLVLPTLALRASGLMTLNTLWATFTAFILLLAVISWLRFRRGAWKRLQLVETAHPLPDAPDAPDGSAGPEDEGKA
- a CDS encoding MTH1187 family thiamine-binding protein translates to MSVLAEIAVFPMDKGASVSQWVARVLSVIQESGLPYQLGPMGTTIEGGRAEVMQVADRCLAALEADCDRVYMTLKVDLRKGPVGRMAGKVASVEARLAES
- a CDS encoding motility associated factor glycosyltransferase family protein — protein: MNHTQFLADNTKALTAAQPQVAAWLAAHAPAPEALAPRLRLNRWNMLDVELEDGRRLFDAFPPHFAYRSWPPTEQAERSATIIVGANLGYGINHMLEKTPPRHRLLVVEPDPAMLSLCLGLTDYRPFIESGRLTFVEPSFDALVAAIRGCDKQFLFGRILLQADLASQQIGPAYAHWVRICREQLDALSVELSTLRRAQDVMVGNELSNFRRALADGDMKSLRGALDGLPAVVAGAGPSLAASAPAVARLADRALVTAALQTLPAMQAVGIHPDLALCIDYSDGIFRVYDRLDPEWARHVPLIYSTKVQPEVVRRYPGPTLPLWTVGGMATFIAGKDDLVLDAAGNVSVALLRLLHWMGAGRMVLAGQDFGWRGETSHAAGHHAAAITVGTLDLPGRDGPVRSTLPYATALRDMEQDIRTLQLDVVNLYGGGALIRGARDITPEDIDRELPLPVDGDSAGGNVMGHADILAGFRQRLDAAMTPCEQPLFAPRLPQWRTSLRNAQKRLETLFRKPERHGAEIVEMLGRVHFFLRQDPICTPYLYNEIMDVSGLVHGRDRFGLPQMTEFRQIARRVLDKIRRIDEVMTSASQQAA
- a CDS encoding nitroreductase family protein gives rise to the protein MPFFEVDAQKCKRDNICIDECPIRILIADKETGVAKMRQGAEDACIRCGHCVAVCPSGAVRLEGMPFDEFAPVRRELAIEADAGEQFLRGRRSIRTFKEQPVEHDVLVRIMDTVRWAPTASHRQPVRWVMVEDPARTREIASLIIDWMMYLREHDPETAKRHNVAGLIAGSRKGVDLVLRGAPHIAVACCDGAATWPAVDSAIALTYLELAAHAHGVAACWGGYFTYAANAYAPLRELLGLGEDDRVQGAQMLGYAKYRYKRIPWRKPLPVTWK